The following nucleotide sequence is from Burkholderia gladioli.
CCATGGCTTGACGCTGGTGAGGCGCTGAGGCGCGGTGAAGGGACGGCGCGCTACGTCGAGCAAATCGCTCAGGACTGCTTGGCCATCTCGCCGAGCGTCCTGACCAAGGCCGCGGCGCCCTGCTGCAACGGCCGCTCGCGCAGCCACACTGCATGCACCGGCATCGACAGCCCGTTCTCGATGTTCTTGAACTGCAGCCGCTGAAGGCGGCCATCGCGCAGCAGCGGCGCGATGGCCGACAGCGGGAAGTTGCCCCAGCCCAGGCCCGATTCCACCATCTCGATCGCCATCGCCAGGCTGTCGGTGCGCCAGCACGATTGCCCGACCAGCGGCCGGCTGTCGGCCAGCGGCAGGTCGCGGCTGGCCACCAGGATCTGCCGGACCTGCACCAGGTCCTCCAGGAAGGTATCGCCGCCCGCTTTCAACTGCGGATGCCGCGGGCCGATGCAGGCGGTCAGCCGCTCGCTGCCGACGTATTGGAAGTGCTCCCTCACGTCGACGGCGAGGCCCGCGTAGGCGATGCACAGGTCCACGCGCCGGCCGTGAAGCAGTTGCAGCGTGTCGTCCTGGGGCGCCGTCAGGATTTCGATCTCGAGCAACGGGTGCCGGTCGCTCAGCTCGCCGACGGCGGCCAGCAGCGGCTGCTTGTCGATATCGGTGGCGACCGCGATCGACAGCCTGCTTTCCAGCCCCTGCGACAGCTGCAGCGCATGCATGCGAAGCCGCCGGAATTGCTCGAGGGCCAGCCGCGCATGCGGCACCAGCGCGGCGCCCATCGCGGTGGGCACCGGCTCGCGGCGGCCGCGGTCGAACAGGGCGTAACCGAGCTCGGCCTCCAGGTTGGCGATCGCCATGCTCACGGCCGAGGGCACCTTGCCGAGCGAACGCGCCGCCGCGGAAAACGAGCCGCTGTCGATCACGGCCAGGAACAGTTCGATGCTGTCGTTGGAGAAATTCACGGCCCGACCTTTCAATTTATCTGATATCTACTGACTTTTTCTGTCAGTTGCGCTGACGTTATATTCGCGGCTTTCCACGTGCTTGTCACGAACGGAGGCGGGAATATGCAGGGCCTGAAACGCAAGCTGTTGTATGTGTCGCTCTACGAAATCATCGGCATGCTGATTTCGGCGCTGGGGCTGGCGCTGTTGTCGGGACAGTCGCCCACCAGCACGGGGCCGTTGTCGGTGATCATCACCACCATCGCGGTGAGCTGGAATTTCGTCTACACCACGCTGTTCGAATGCTGGGAAGCGCGCCAGGCGAATCGCACGCGCACGGTGGCGCGGCGCATCCTGCACGCGGTTGGTTTCCAGCTCACCCTGGTCCTGTTCCTGATCCCCTTGATCGCATGGTGGATGGGGATCAGCCTGGCGCAAGCCTTCCTGCTCGATCTCGCCCTGATCGTGCTGATCCCCTGCTACACCTTCGCCTTCAACTGGTTGTTCGACCTGGTGTTCGGGGTGCCGAGCTCGGCCTTGCAGGAGTGAAGCGGGCGGTTCTTGCCGGGCCGCCCGCTTCAGGGCCCGGCTGCCGCTACCGCCGCCGCAACCTCACCATGAACCGCGACGGGCTCAGCGTGGCGCGTCGCGGTATCGGCTCGACGGGCTGGCTCGTCACCGGCTCCAGCTTCCAGCGCGACAGGATGGCGGCCAGCGCCAGCAGGTTTTCGGTGGTGCCGAACTGATCGCCGATGCACTTGTGCACGCCGCCGCCAAACGGGATGAAGCCGTGCTCGGGAATCGCGGCGGCACGCTCCGGCAGCCATCGATCCGGATCGAAGCGCTCGGGCGCCGCGAACAGCGCCGGATTGCGATGCAGGACATAGGGGCTGTAGGCCAGCCCGTCGCCGACGCGCAGGCGATAAGGGCCCAGCATCGTGTCGCGCGTCACCACCCGCGTGAAGATCCACCCGGGCGGATACAGGCGCAAGGCCTCCATCATGGCGCGGCGCGTTTCGCCCAATTGCATCAGGTGCTCCGCCTGCGGCACCGCCGCGTCGCCCAAGGTGGTTCGCACCTCCGCCGCCGCACGTTCCGCGATATCCGGATGTCGGCCGAGCAGGTAGAGCGTCCAGCTCATCACGCCCGCCGTGGTCTCGATGCCGGCCAGGAACAGCGTGATCACCTGGTCGTGGACTTCCTGCTGCGACCAGGGCTGGCCGTCCTCGTCGCGCGCGGCCAGCATCATCGAGAGCAGGTCGCCGTGATCGACGCCCGAGGCGCGATAGGCGTCGATGATCTGTTCGATCGCCGCGTGCAGGCGCGCCACCGCGCGGTCGTAGCGCAGGCTGCCCGGCGTCGGCACCCTGCCCGGCAGGCCGCTGGGCAGCATCATCCGCACGAACAAGCCGCCCAGGTAGACCGAGAGATCCTCCACCAGCGAAGCTGCCGCCGCCCCGGCCACGTCGGCGGCGAACATGGTGCGCGAGGCCGTGCGCGCCGTGATGTCGTAGCAGGCCGCCGTCAGGTCGACCACGTCGCCGTCGCACCAGCCGCCGATCACGCCGCCGATCGCCTCGTTCATCACGTCGATGTAGGTGAGGATCCGCTTGCGCGAGAAGGCCGGCTGCATCTGGCGCCGCTGCAGCTTGTGGTCGTCGTAGCGGCTGGTGAGCAGGCTGTTGCCGGTCAGTTCGCGCACCTTGTCGAACAGCGCGCCACCCTTGTCGAAGGTGCGGCTGTCGTTGAGCACCTGGCGCGTCAGCTCGGGATCGGTGAGCAGCAGCATCGGCAGCCGCCCGAGGTCGACGCGTACCAGGCCGCCGAGCGGCGCGAGGCCGCTGAGGAAGCTCAGCGGCTTGAACAGCAGCCGGGCCGCGTGGCCGACGATCGGCAGGCTGCCGGGGGCGCGCGGAATCGGTGCTTCGGGCAGCGGAGCGGGATCCACGTGCGCCGGCTTGTCGGTCAGGTCGATATCCATCACCACCACCCCGCAAGCGAGGTCGGCGCGGGCAGTTTGGCTTGCCCGTCGTCCGGCTGGGTTTCACTGATCGGCCAGCCGTGCGCGAGCACATGCTCGAACGCGCTGGCCGGCTGAAGATAACGCGGCGAGAGCGCGCTGTAGTCGAGGTAGCCGCGGATCCACTGCGCGAGCCCATGCACGTAGCGCGTGGTGGCGGTGTCTCCATCGGCGCTCACGCGCTCGCGCAGCGCGACGAAGCGGGCCATCGCGTGGTTGCGCATCGCGCTCACCAGGCCGACCGCCTCGCCCACCGAACATTCGCGCGCCTCGGCGATCACGGCAACCAGGTTCTGGATTGCCGGGAAACCGTATTGCTCGGCGCGCAGCGCTTCCTTGTTGTAGGAGGTCAGGTCGTTGTCCCAGCCGATGATGGCAGCCGTCATCTCGCGCAGCATCCTCACGCGCGGATCGTGCCAGCCGGTGGCCGGGACTTCGTAGCCGCAGGCGAGGTCGGTGAAGGCGATGCAGGGGTAGACGCCGGATTGCTTCAGCCACATCGCGATGTAGTCGTCGATGCGCGGGCTGGCGCCTTGCGCGCGGTTGACCGCTTCCCACAGCAGGCCGTCGAAGTAATCGATGTGGGCGCGCACCCAGCGATCCAGTTGCGCGTGGGTGGCATGCGCCTCGACGTCGAGCCGCAGGTCGCGCAGCGCGGCCGCCCAGCGATTGCCGGGCAGCAGGTCGGCGCGCGGCTCCTCGAGGATGCGCGCCAGCTTCGCGAGCAGCACCACGTATTCGTCGAGCGGCGTGCCGCCGGGTTTCTCGTCGCTATGGACGTCGTCGAAGGACTGCAGCCACATCACCTCCTTGCCGGCCAGCGTCAGCCCATGTGGATCCGCGT
It contains:
- a CDS encoding LysR family transcriptional regulator, which gives rise to MNFSNDSIELFLAVIDSGSFSAAARSLGKVPSAVSMAIANLEAELGYALFDRGRREPVPTAMGAALVPHARLALEQFRRLRMHALQLSQGLESRLSIAVATDIDKQPLLAAVGELSDRHPLLEIEILTAPQDDTLQLLHGRRVDLCIAYAGLAVDVREHFQYVGSERLTACIGPRHPQLKAGGDTFLEDLVQVRQILVASRDLPLADSRPLVGQSCWRTDSLAMAIEMVESGLGWGNFPLSAIAPLLRDGRLQRLQFKNIENGLSMPVHAVWLRERPLQQGAAALVRTLGEMAKQS
- a CDS encoding PACE efflux transporter, encoding MQGLKRKLLYVSLYEIIGMLISALGLALLSGQSPTSTGPLSVIITTIAVSWNFVYTTLFECWEARQANRTRTVARRILHAVGFQLTLVLFLIPLIAWWMGISLAQAFLLDLALIVLIPCYTFAFNWLFDLVFGVPSSALQE
- a CDS encoding cytochrome P450; the protein is MDIDLTDKPAHVDPAPLPEAPIPRAPGSLPIVGHAARLLFKPLSFLSGLAPLGGLVRVDLGRLPMLLLTDPELTRQVLNDSRTFDKGGALFDKVRELTGNSLLTSRYDDHKLQRRQMQPAFSRKRILTYIDVMNEAIGGVIGGWCDGDVVDLTAACYDITARTASRTMFAADVAGAAAASLVEDLSVYLGGLFVRMMLPSGLPGRVPTPGSLRYDRAVARLHAAIEQIIDAYRASGVDHGDLLSMMLAARDEDGQPWSQQEVHDQVITLFLAGIETTAGVMSWTLYLLGRHPDIAERAAAEVRTTLGDAAVPQAEHLMQLGETRRAMMEALRLYPPGWIFTRVVTRDTMLGPYRLRVGDGLAYSPYVLHRNPALFAAPERFDPDRWLPERAAAIPEHGFIPFGGGVHKCIGDQFGTTENLLALAAILSRWKLEPVTSQPVEPIPRRATLSPSRFMVRLRRR
- a CDS encoding terpene synthase family protein gives rise to the protein MNHPICLEAAPPSLLEAMPVFYCPIAPAISPATAEAEARVLAWADRFELHEDARQREYLARARFPLFPARSMPDADPHGLTLAGKEVMWLQSFDDVHSDEKPGGTPLDEYVVLLAKLARILEEPRADLLPGNRWAAALRDLRLDVEAHATHAQLDRWVRAHIDYFDGLLWEAVNRAQGASPRIDDYIAMWLKQSGVYPCIAFTDLACGYEVPATGWHDPRVRMLREMTAAIIGWDNDLTSYNKEALRAEQYGFPAIQNLVAVIAEARECSVGEAVGLVSAMRNHAMARFVALRERVSADGDTATTRYVHGLAQWIRGYLDYSALSPRYLQPASAFEHVLAHGWPISETQPDDGQAKLPAPTSLAGWW